A region of Magnetococcales bacterium DNA encodes the following proteins:
- a CDS encoding insulinase family protein, protein MIRHLLMTVVGLLLGVGLLLRPVYAGEMNFSAHEFVTSRGMRVLLVESHTNPMVEVRLMVRAGSAYDPVGKEGLADVTAWLFNEGAGEKTAETFQEQLDFFGIRLQGLAARDFFQVSLTTLTAYLDEAFKSLGLALLQPRYDADALARAVADKRSDLIQEKEKATVQAERLLYAMLYAGHPYGHPINGTLQSLESISLEDVRRFREEGFRGPDMVMAVAGDIDQQRLQELLERHFTSMDNRPSSWPVIAPAVVAAQGQTRHLDLDVPQTAIRLGRVGINRQDPDFYALTVMDHILGGGSTSRLFKQVREKKGLAYSVSSAFSPLSALGPLVFALETKNTSVTEALGLVRKEIERMAREEVEQKELTDAIQYLTGSFPLHLDGLDKLSATWAAIGFYQRGADYLVKWPERIRAVTREDIARVARRFLDVERFVTITVGGKEKKTTE, encoded by the coding sequence ATGATTCGGCATCTCCTGATGACTGTGGTGGGTTTGCTGCTGGGAGTCGGACTTTTGCTCCGTCCGGTTTATGCTGGTGAGATGAATTTTTCTGCCCATGAATTCGTGACCTCCCGGGGGATGCGAGTCCTGCTCGTGGAGAGTCATACCAATCCCATGGTTGAAGTGCGTCTCATGGTCCGGGCCGGCAGTGCCTATGATCCTGTCGGCAAGGAGGGGTTGGCCGATGTCACGGCCTGGCTGTTCAATGAAGGGGCCGGGGAGAAGACCGCCGAAACCTTCCAGGAACAGCTCGACTTTTTTGGCATTCGTCTCCAGGGGCTTGCGGCAAGAGATTTTTTTCAGGTGAGTCTGACCACGTTGACTGCCTATCTGGATGAGGCTTTCAAAAGCCTGGGCTTGGCCCTTTTGCAGCCCCGTTATGATGCGGACGCCCTGGCGCGGGCCGTTGCCGATAAAAGATCCGATCTGATTCAAGAAAAGGAAAAAGCGACGGTTCAGGCAGAACGCCTCCTTTATGCAATGCTCTATGCCGGACATCCCTACGGTCACCCCATCAATGGAACCTTGCAGAGTCTGGAGAGTATTTCACTGGAAGATGTGCGCCGGTTTCGGGAAGAGGGATTCCGTGGGCCAGACATGGTCATGGCGGTGGCAGGCGATATCGATCAACAGCGGCTTCAAGAGTTATTGGAACGCCATTTTACAAGTATGGACAATCGGCCTTCCTCGTGGCCGGTCATTGCGCCGGCTGTTGTGGCGGCGCAGGGGCAGACCCGGCATCTGGACCTGGATGTTCCCCAAACGGCGATTCGTCTGGGGCGGGTCGGCATCAATCGTCAGGACCCCGATTTTTATGCATTAACGGTCATGGACCATATCCTGGGGGGAGGATCGACCAGTCGTCTGTTCAAGCAGGTTCGGGAAAAAAAGGGGTTGGCGTATTCGGTTTCTTCGGCTTTCTCTCCGCTCAGTGCGTTGGGACCTCTGGTCTTTGCACTGGAAACCAAAAATACTTCCGTTACGGAGGCCCTGGGCCTGGTTCGCAAAGAGATCGAACGCATGGCCCGGGAAGAGGTCGAACAGAAGGAACTGACGGATGCCATCCAGTATCTGACCGGATCTTTTCCCTTGCATCTGGATGGGTTGGACAAGCTTTCTGCCACCTGGGCGGCGATTGGTTTTTATCAGCGCGGGGCGGATTATCTTGTAAAGTGGCCGGAACGGATTCGAGCTGTGACCCGGGAAGATATCGCCCGGGTGGCCCGGCGGTTTCTGGATGTCGAGCGCTTCGTGACGATCACGGTCGGCGGAAAGGAAAAGAAGACAACGGAATGA